In one window of Coralliovum pocilloporae DNA:
- the ccoO gene encoding cytochrome-c oxidase, cbb3-type subunit II, which translates to MSLWVKHKILEKNSILLLVGILIVVAIGGLVEIAPLFYLKSTIEKVEGMRPYTPLELAGRNIYIREGCYTCHSQMVRPMRDEVERYGHFSLAAESMYDHPFQWGSKRTGPDLARVGGKYSDEWHREHLINPRAVVPESIMPGYPFLMEAKLSDRLITDDLKANLAIGVPYTEDQIASARQDLRAQANPDDDNVDAFLERYPNATVGDYDNKPGELTEMDALVAYLQVLGTLVDFSIYDDKANLR; encoded by the coding sequence ATGTCTCTCTGGGTCAAACATAAAATCCTTGAGAAAAACTCCATTCTGCTGCTGGTTGGCATTCTGATTGTTGTGGCAATCGGTGGTTTGGTGGAAATCGCGCCGCTCTTCTATCTGAAGAGCACCATCGAGAAGGTTGAGGGCATGCGCCCTTATACCCCGCTCGAACTGGCCGGTCGCAACATCTACATCCGGGAAGGCTGCTATACCTGCCATTCCCAGATGGTGCGTCCGATGCGCGACGAAGTGGAGCGTTATGGCCACTTCTCACTGGCCGCTGAGTCCATGTACGACCACCCATTCCAGTGGGGGTCCAAGCGTACAGGGCCGGATCTGGCACGTGTTGGCGGTAAATATTCCGATGAATGGCACCGCGAACACCTGATCAACCCGCGCGCCGTTGTGCCGGAATCCATCATGCCGGGTTATCCGTTCCTGATGGAAGCGAAGCTCAGCGACAGACTGATCACCGATGATCTGAAAGCCAACCTTGCAATCGGTGTTCCGTATACCGAAGACCAGATCGCATCAGCCAGACAGGACCTTCGGGCCCAGGCCAATCCGGATGACGACAATGTGGATGCATTCCTCGAGCGCTATCCGAATGCGACAGTCGGTGATTACGACAACAAGCCTGGTGAATTGACGGAGATGGATGCCCTGGTGGCGTATCTCCAGGTTCTTGGCACACTCGTGGATTTCTCGATCTACGACGACAAAGCCAATCTGCGCTAG
- a CDS encoding cbb3-type cytochrome c oxidase subunit 3 — MMTYSDVSAFAQTWGLFYFVILFAAVVAYALWPKNRKRFEDAAHIPLRED, encoded by the coding sequence ATGATGACTTATTCAGACGTATCTGCTTTCGCACAGACCTGGGGTCTTTTCTATTTCGTCATCCTGTTTGCAGCTGTTGTGGCCTATGCACTTTGGCCGAAAAACCGCAAGCGGTTTGAAGATGCTGCACATATCCCGCTGAGGGAGGACTAA
- the ccoP gene encoding cytochrome-c oxidase, cbb3-type subunit III, with protein sequence MADQKKVDELSGVATTGHEWDGIEELNNPLPRWWLWMFYVTIIWAFLYWIAMPSWPLVSSYTTGILGHSQRANVLEDVAQAKAARSELGQGLINASLEDIQNTADLLEFAMASGSAAFGDNCAPCHGSGAQGSRGFPNLNDDDWLWGGDLDSIHETIRVGIRSGHDEERSGDMTAFGRDEILEKDEIQTVAAYVRSMSGLQTLSDEQKTAGEELFADNCAACHAEDGTGEIALGAPNLTDGIWLFGSSMDDVVETITNGRKGVMPAWDTRLDEVTVKSLAVYVHSLGGGQ encoded by the coding sequence ATGGCAGATCAAAAAAAGGTCGACGAACTGTCGGGTGTCGCCACCACCGGTCACGAGTGGGACGGCATTGAAGAGCTGAACAACCCATTGCCACGCTGGTGGCTGTGGATGTTCTATGTCACGATCATCTGGGCATTCCTGTACTGGATTGCGATGCCATCCTGGCCGCTGGTTTCCAGCTACACCACTGGCATTCTGGGACACTCCCAGCGCGCCAATGTGCTGGAAGATGTGGCTCAGGCAAAGGCCGCCCGGTCAGAACTTGGCCAGGGCCTGATCAACGCGTCTCTTGAAGATATCCAGAACACGGCTGATCTTCTTGAGTTCGCTATGGCCAGCGGTTCAGCTGCCTTTGGTGACAATTGTGCGCCATGTCATGGTTCAGGTGCCCAGGGCTCAAGAGGCTTCCCGAACCTGAACGATGATGACTGGCTCTGGGGTGGTGATCTGGATTCAATCCATGAAACCATCCGTGTCGGCATCCGGTCCGGTCATGACGAGGAACGCTCCGGTGACATGACAGCCTTTGGTCGCGATGAAATCCTGGAAAAGGACGAAATCCAGACCGTCGCAGCCTATGTCCGCTCCATGTCCGGTCTTCAGACTTTGTCTGACGAGCAGAAAACAGCAGGCGAAGAACTGTTTGCTGACAATTGTGCCGCCTGCCACGCTGAAGACGGAACCGGCGAAATCGCTCTTGGTGCACCAAACCTGACAGATGGTATCTGGCTCTTTGGTTCATCCATGGACGATGTTGTTGAAACCATCACCAATGGCCGTAAGGGCGTTATGCCAGCCTGGGATACACGCCTGGACGAAGTGACCGTCAAGTCTCTGGCAGTCTATGTCCACAGCCTCGGCGGTGGTCAGTAA
- the ccoG gene encoding cytochrome c oxidase accessory protein CcoG, protein MSADAQQSSPDDDDIVLYEKRKKVFPQSVKGFYRNIRWSLMAITLGIYYLTPFIRWDRGPNAPDQAVLIDFPGRRFYFFMIEIWPQEFYYLTGLLIIASMALFLMNALAGRIWCGYLCPQTVWTDLFYAVERLVEGDRREQMKLDKAPWTIKKVGEKVVKHGLWLMIAWWTGGAWVLYFADAPTLVRDLATGEAPFVAYLWIAILTFTTYSLAGHMREHVCIYMCPWPRIQAALTDEWALNVTYRYDRGEPRGSLKSAEKRLAKGEPAGDCIDCRQCVAVCPTGVDIREGLQLGCIQCGLCIDACDTVMDKVGKERGLIAWDTDINTERREEGKEPIYRPIRPRTIIYMAIIGLVGAMMLVTLFTRSFTHISVLHDRNPLYVQLSDGGIRNGYTIRLINKRLHERTFVLSAEGLPGLRVEAVGIQSKVGGWPAIKVDPATTREVRILLFSPTSNLPKSTDIRFRITDIQQAESATADDYFKAP, encoded by the coding sequence ATGAGTGCGGATGCCCAACAATCCAGCCCCGACGATGATGATATTGTTCTCTACGAGAAACGAAAAAAAGTCTTTCCCCAAAGCGTCAAGGGTTTCTATCGAAACATTCGCTGGTCCTTGATGGCCATCACGCTGGGTATCTATTATCTCACACCGTTTATTCGCTGGGACAGGGGCCCCAATGCGCCAGATCAGGCCGTATTGATCGATTTTCCGGGCCGTCGGTTCTACTTCTTCATGATCGAGATATGGCCGCAGGAGTTCTACTACCTCACGGGCCTTCTCATCATTGCTTCTATGGCCTTGTTCCTGATGAACGCCCTGGCAGGCCGAATCTGGTGCGGTTATCTCTGCCCGCAGACGGTCTGGACAGATCTGTTTTATGCTGTTGAGCGCCTGGTTGAAGGCGATCGGCGTGAGCAGATGAAGCTCGACAAGGCTCCATGGACCATCAAGAAGGTCGGGGAGAAAGTCGTAAAGCACGGTCTCTGGCTGATGATTGCCTGGTGGACCGGGGGCGCGTGGGTGCTTTACTTCGCCGATGCACCAACGCTTGTTCGTGATCTCGCCACAGGTGAGGCACCATTTGTTGCCTATCTGTGGATCGCTATCCTGACCTTCACCACGTATTCCCTGGCCGGGCATATGCGGGAACATGTCTGCATCTATATGTGTCCCTGGCCACGCATTCAGGCTGCTCTGACAGATGAATGGGCGCTGAATGTCACCTATCGCTATGACCGTGGCGAACCCCGTGGCAGCCTTAAATCCGCTGAAAAGCGTCTGGCCAAAGGCGAACCGGCCGGAGACTGTATCGATTGCCGCCAGTGTGTGGCGGTGTGTCCTACAGGCGTGGATATTCGTGAGGGACTACAGCTCGGCTGTATCCAGTGCGGTCTCTGCATCGACGCATGCGACACCGTCATGGACAAGGTAGGCAAGGAACGCGGGCTTATCGCCTGGGATACGGACATCAACACCGAACGCCGCGAGGAAGGCAAAGAGCCGATCTATCGCCCGATCCGACCTCGGACAATCATCTATATGGCGATTATCGGCCTTGTCGGCGCGATGATGCTGGTTACCCTGTTCACCCGGTCATTTACGCATATAAGTGTTCTGCACGACCGCAATCCACTCTATGTGCAGCTGTCGGATGGCGGCATTCGGAATGGCTATACAATTCGCCTGATCAACAAACGGCTCCATGAGCGGACCTTTGTGCTCAGTGCGGAAGGCCTGCCGGGTCTCAGGGTGGAAGCTGTGGGTATTCAAAGCAAGGTAGGCGGCTGGCCTGCCATCAAGGTTGATCCGGCGACAACGCGAGAAGTTCGTATTCTGCTGTTCTCACCAACCAGCAACCTGCCAAAATCAACTGACATCCGCTTCCGTATTACAGATATTCAGCAAGCGGAAAGTGCAACAGCCGACGATTACTTCAAGGCTCCTTAA
- a CDS encoding FixH family protein: MTTVNKVKEPKPITGWTVLYWILGFFAVIFLANAIFIYLALGSFPGVEVDSAYKAGQHYDDDLAQARAQDELGWSVDVSFDRTSNGRGSLSIKTADKAGKPLSDLQGTAILKHPTTEIADKPIELTAAGNGELSGIAEDVAPGNWILELTLTDKTGNQFKSRNKLFVREQ, from the coding sequence ATGACGACAGTCAACAAGGTCAAAGAACCTAAACCGATCACCGGCTGGACGGTTCTATACTGGATTCTCGGGTTCTTTGCGGTCATTTTCTTGGCCAATGCAATCTTCATTTATCTGGCTCTGGGCAGTTTTCCCGGAGTAGAAGTCGACAGCGCCTACAAGGCAGGCCAGCACTATGATGATGATCTGGCTCAGGCTCGCGCGCAGGACGAGCTTGGCTGGTCGGTTGATGTATCCTTTGATCGCACCAGTAATGGCCGTGGTTCGCTGTCAATCAAAACGGCAGACAAAGCCGGAAAGCCTCTGTCAGACCTGCAAGGCACCGCCATCCTCAAGCATCCCACGACCGAGATTGCGGACAAGCCTATTGAGCTGACAGCAGCTGGGAATGGTGAGCTGTCTGGTATTGCCGAGGATGTTGCGCCAGGCAACTGGATCCTGGAACTGACCCTGACCGACAAAACGGGCAATCAGTTCAAGTCCCGCAACAAACTGTTTGTTCGTGAGCAGTAA
- a CDS encoding heavy metal translocating P-type ATPase, with the protein MSDHVITRDWSAYTRTPEADISEIDLAVEGIHCAACIARIERGIGALDGVRNARLNFTSHRLTVSWDSDRQQPEQFLTTLTKLGYEAQPFDPNRQKDKSDPESRRLMRAIAVSGFAGMNVMLLSISVWSGNVSDMLPETRAFFHWISAVIAIPATLYAGRPFFSSAWAAVRSRFLNMDVPIAIGVLLALGLSIYQTIHHAKHVYFDSALMLLFFLLVGRFLDHSMRGRVRVHAENIAALRSDAANVIGEHGELIERPLSKVSMGDRILVRPGDRIPLDGQVLNGESEIDQSLVTGETQLARISEGSQVFAGTVNGAGALTLSVTAEAGQTVLDEVNRLLETAAQNRSRYVRLADKAAALYAPLVHAAAALTCIGWLAIGAGWEKSLIIAISVLIITCPCALGLAVPAVQVVTSGRLFQHGILLNSGDAIEKLAAVDTVVFDKTGTLTRPKAEVINLDMTPPEYLDKAIRLAKASRHPLSLALAECRPMDEAEAYQNVTEITGKGVECTVDGEIMRLGHPIFCNLEAAGQSLSETYPNASLIAFRHGEETAVFAIEQQLRTDALETINALKERGYQLAILSGDRQSPVDQIANHLKIENRHFGLDPKQKVDCLAELARDGRTTLMVGDGLNDAAALAAAHVSLSPVTATDLAQTSSDAVFLGERLAPVKHALSVAINARHAMDQNMALAVVYNIVAVPFAVLGFVTPLVAALAMSGSSLVVTANALRLKWKR; encoded by the coding sequence ATGTCGGATCACGTCATTACCCGCGATTGGTCTGCTTATACCCGTACTCCTGAGGCGGATATCAGCGAGATTGACCTTGCGGTAGAGGGTATCCATTGTGCTGCCTGTATCGCTCGGATCGAGCGCGGCATCGGCGCACTGGATGGCGTGCGCAATGCGCGGCTGAACTTCACCAGCCACAGGCTTACGGTTTCCTGGGATTCTGATCGTCAGCAACCGGAACAGTTTCTCACCACCCTGACGAAACTGGGTTATGAGGCTCAGCCGTTTGATCCGAACCGACAGAAAGACAAGTCAGACCCGGAATCCCGCCGCCTGATGCGGGCGATCGCTGTCTCGGGTTTCGCCGGCATGAATGTCATGCTGCTGTCCATTTCAGTCTGGTCTGGCAATGTCAGCGATATGCTGCCTGAAACACGGGCCTTCTTTCACTGGATTTCAGCCGTCATTGCCATCCCGGCAACGCTGTATGCAGGACGGCCGTTTTTCTCAAGCGCCTGGGCCGCTGTTCGCTCACGGTTCCTGAACATGGATGTGCCGATTGCCATCGGTGTCCTTCTGGCACTGGGGCTTTCTATCTATCAGACCATCCACCACGCCAAGCATGTTTATTTTGACTCAGCTCTGATGCTGCTGTTCTTCCTTCTGGTTGGCCGGTTTCTCGATCACAGCATGCGGGGCAGGGTCAGGGTTCACGCCGAGAACATCGCGGCTCTCCGGTCAGATGCAGCCAATGTCATCGGAGAACACGGTGAACTGATCGAACGGCCTCTGTCCAAAGTCTCGATGGGAGACCGCATCCTGGTGCGCCCGGGCGACCGAATTCCTCTCGACGGTCAGGTGCTCAACGGGGAATCGGAAATCGACCAGAGTCTCGTCACCGGTGAGACCCAGCTGGCCCGGATTTCTGAAGGCAGTCAGGTCTTTGCAGGCACTGTAAACGGGGCAGGGGCCTTGACCCTGAGCGTAACAGCAGAAGCCGGGCAGACCGTTCTTGACGAGGTCAATCGGCTTCTTGAGACAGCCGCACAGAACCGGTCCCGTTATGTGCGGCTGGCCGACAAGGCTGCAGCGCTTTACGCGCCGCTCGTCCATGCCGCCGCTGCACTGACCTGCATAGGCTGGCTCGCCATAGGTGCCGGGTGGGAGAAGTCTCTCATCATCGCAATTTCAGTTCTGATTATCACGTGTCCATGCGCTCTGGGGCTTGCGGTACCAGCCGTGCAGGTGGTGACGTCGGGTCGCCTCTTCCAGCATGGAATTCTGCTGAATTCAGGCGATGCCATCGAAAAACTGGCGGCTGTGGATACCGTGGTTTTTGATAAGACCGGTACGCTGACAAGGCCAAAAGCCGAAGTTATCAATCTGGATATGACGCCTCCCGAATACCTCGACAAAGCCATCAGGCTCGCCAAAGCCAGTCGCCATCCACTGTCACTTGCGCTGGCGGAATGCCGTCCGATGGATGAGGCCGAAGCGTATCAAAATGTCACTGAGATTACCGGCAAGGGCGTGGAATGCACCGTCGATGGTGAGATTATGCGGCTTGGACATCCAATCTTCTGTAATCTGGAGGCAGCGGGTCAAAGCCTTTCTGAGACGTATCCCAATGCATCCCTGATTGCGTTCCGGCACGGAGAAGAGACGGCCGTCTTTGCTATCGAACAACAGCTTCGTACCGATGCGCTTGAAACAATAAATGCGTTGAAGGAACGAGGATATCAGCTCGCGATTCTCTCAGGCGATCGCCAGAGCCCGGTTGACCAGATTGCCAATCACTTGAAGATTGAAAACCGGCATTTCGGCCTTGATCCGAAACAGAAGGTTGACTGCCTAGCTGAGTTGGCACGGGATGGCAGAACAACACTGATGGTGGGTGACGGTCTCAACGATGCGGCAGCACTTGCGGCAGCCCATGTTTCCCTGTCACCTGTGACCGCGACCGATCTGGCTCAGACATCCTCAGATGCCGTGTTTCTTGGAGAACGGCTGGCACCGGTCAAGCATGCGCTTTCTGTTGCGATCAATGCCCGGCATGCGATGGATCAAAACATGGCACTGGCTGTCGTGTATAATATTGTTGCTGTACCCTTTGCCGTACTGGGCTTTGTGACGCCTCTCGTTGCAGCTCTTGCCATGTCCGGTTCGTCTCTTGTGGTTACCGCCAACGCACTCCGGTTGAAGTGGAAACGATGA
- the ccoS gene encoding cbb3-type cytochrome oxidase assembly protein CcoS, whose amino-acid sequence MNALIYLIPIAVGLGLLGLAAFLWSLRANQYDDLEGAAWRAIMDDDDGPSDGK is encoded by the coding sequence ATGAACGCTCTGATTTACCTGATCCCAATTGCCGTCGGTCTGGGCCTTCTCGGTCTCGCGGCCTTCCTCTGGTCTCTCCGGGCCAACCAGTATGATGATCTGGAAGGTGCTGCATGGCGGGCAATTATGGATGATGATGACGGACCTTCTGACGGCAAATAG
- a CDS encoding VOC family protein — MRYLHTMVRVRDLDESLDFYCNKMGLVETRRWENEGGRFTLVFLAASDDVDAVKNGQAPALELTYNWDTEDYQGGRNFGHLAYEVDDIYATCQGLMDKGVTINRPPRDGRMAFIKSPDGISFELLQKGDALPAKEPWTSMENTGSW; from the coding sequence ATGCGCTATCTACACACTATGGTTCGTGTCCGCGATCTGGATGAATCACTCGATTTCTATTGCAACAAGATGGGGCTGGTGGAAACCCGCCGCTGGGAAAATGAGGGCGGTCGCTTCACTCTGGTTTTCCTGGCAGCATCAGATGATGTGGATGCGGTGAAAAACGGTCAGGCTCCGGCGCTTGAGCTCACCTATAACTGGGACACGGAAGACTATCAGGGCGGTCGCAATTTCGGCCATCTTGCCTATGAGGTGGATGACATCTACGCCACCTGTCAGGGACTCATGGACAAGGGTGTTACAATCAATCGCCCGCCAAGAGATGGCCGGATGGCCTTTATCAAATCTCCCGACGGTATTTCCTTTGAATTGCTGCAGAAAGGCGATGCCCTGCCAGCCAAAGAACCATGGACCAGCATGGAGAATACCGGAAGCTGGTAA